One window from the genome of Amaranthus tricolor cultivar Red isolate AtriRed21 chromosome 9, ASM2621246v1, whole genome shotgun sequence encodes:
- the LOC130823634 gene encoding probable inactive ATP-dependent zinc metalloprotease FTSHI 4, chloroplastic, translated as MMFATNNFCKHFDLPSVSFNKTQFFFSHKNPSSSFICYKRFELPLKGPNFCSINTFLNLSNPRKTFIFKTHCSSDSKLASTEENQADEVEEDEAFKLFEKLRDAEKERVKKQEELENKANVQLERQLVMASEWSRKLLTLRGKLKGTEWDPENSHKIDYSEFLRLLNSKNVKYMEYSNFGQTVSVILPYYKDGEQSEGNTKKEVIFKRHIVDRMPIDCWNDVWHKLHQQLVNVDVINVNSVPAQVYSSVATAVIWSMRLALAIVFYLWIDGIMKPIYAKLIPCDLGKPSKKTRQPLKRRALGSLGKSRAKFISAEEKTGITFDDFAGQEYIKRELQEIVRILKNEEEFQNKGIYCPKGVLLYGPPGTGKTLLAKAIAGEAGLPFFAANGTDFVEMFVGVAASRVKDLFASARSFSPSIIFIDEIDAIGSKRGGPDIGGGGAEREQGLLQILTEMDGFKVSTSDVLVIGATNRLDILDPALLRKGRFDKIIRVGLPSKDGRFAILKVHARNKFFRSEEEKEVLLQEIAELTEDFTGAELQNILNEAGILTARKDQDYIGREELLEALKRQQGTFETGIEDTKEIPEELKLRLAYREAAIAVLACYFPDPYRPFVETNIKSVQSQPSMRYADVSGRVFMKKSDYINSIVRACAPRVIEEEIFGIDNLCWISSTATLQASRLAEFLILQTGMTAFGKAYYRNQRDLVPNLAPKLEALREEYMRFAVEKCSSVLREHSAAVETITDELLNKGEINAAEIWKIYESSPRISQPDVDPVDEYGALIYAGRWGIHGISCPGRVTFAPGNVGFSTFGAPRPMETQIISDETWKLVDDIWDKRVEEIRNENFKEVEDEKERPELLMASHFL; from the exons atgatgTTTGCAACCAATAATTTCTGTAAACATTTTGATCTCCCTTCTGTTTCCTTcaacaaaacccaattttttttttcacacaaAAATCCCTCTTCTTCATTTATTTGTTATAAAAGGTTTGAGCTTCCATTAAAAGGTCCCAACTTTTGCTCTATTAACACCTTCCTTAATCTATCTAATCCCAGAAAAACCTTTATATTTAAAACCCATTGCAGTTCTGATTCCAAATTAGCATCAACTGAAGAGAATCAAGctgatgaagttgaagaagatgaagcatTTAAGTTGTTTGAG AAATTGAGGGATGCAGAAAAGGAAAGGGTAAAGAAACAGGAAGAGTTAGAAAACAAAGCAAATGTGCAATTAGAGAGGCAGCTTGTAATGGCCTCTGAATGGAGCCGAAAGTTGTTGACTCTGCGTGGGAAGTTGAAAGGAACTGAGTGGGATCCCGAGAACTCACATAAGATTGACTATAGTGAATTTTTACGCCTCCTAAACTCAAAGAATGTCAAATATATGGAGTACTCAAATTTCGGTCAGACTGTGTCAG TGATATTGCCTTACTACAAAGATGGAGAACAATCCGAAGGAAACACGAAAAAGGAAGTTATCTTCAAGCGTCACATAGTTGACCGAATGCCAATTGACTGTTGGAATGATGTTTGGCATAAGTTGCATCAACAATTGGTGAATGTCGATGTAATTAATGTGAACAGTGTGCCTGCACAAGTATATTCTTCCGTTGCAACGGCTGTTATATGGTCTATGAGACTAGCCCTTGCCATCGTATTTTATCTTTGGATAGATGGTATAATGAAGCCAATTTACGCGAAGCTAATCCCTTGTGATTTGGGTAAACCTAGCAAAAAGACAAGGCAACCTCTTAAGCGCCGTGCATTAGGTTCGTTGGGGAAGAGTCGGGCAAAATTCATCTCTGCAGAAGAAAAAACAGGAATTACATTCGATGATTTTGCTGGCCAAGAGTATATAAAACGAGAATTGCAAGAGATTGTGCGGATCCTGAAAAACGAAGAAGAGTTTCAAAATAAAGGAATTTATTGCCCTAAGGGCGTGTTGCTATATGGTCCGCCAGGAACGGGTAAAACATTATTAGCTAAAGCCATTGCCGGAGAAGCAGGGCTTCCTTTCTTTGCTGCAAACGGGACTGATTTTGTCGAGATGTTTGTCGGTGTAGCAGCATCTCGGGTGAAGGATCTTTTTGCTAGTGCAAGATCGTTTTCACCTTCTATCATCTTTATCGATGAGATAGATGCTATCGGTAGCAAACGTGGTGGTCCTGATATTGGAGGTGGTGGGGCTGAAAGAGAACAAGGTTTGCTTCAAATATTAACCGAAATGGACGGGTTCAAAGTTTCTACGTCAGATGTGCTGGTAATCGGAGCAACCAACAGACTAGATATTCTTGATCCGGCCCTACTGAGAAAAGGAAGATTCGACAAGATTATAAGAGTCGGGTTGCCCTCCAAAGACGGCAGGTTCGCCATTTTGAAGGTACATGCAAGAAACAAGTTTTTCCGTTCAGAGGAGGAAAAAGAAGTTCTATTGCAGGAAATAGCTGAACTTACCGAAGATTTTACTGGAGCCGAACTACAGAATATTCTCAATGAAGCTGGGATTTTGACGGCTAGGAAAGATCAAGACTATATTGGCCGAGAAGAACTGTTGGAAGCCTTGAAAAGGCAACAGGGCACATTCGAAACTGGAATAGAAGATACGAAGGAGATTCCCGAGGAACTGAAATTGAGATTAGCATACAGAGAAGCAGCTATTGCGGTCTTAGCTTGCTATTTTCCCGACCCTTATCGTCCTTTTGTTGAAACCAACATTAAGTCTGTCCAAAGCCAGCCTAGTATGCGTTATGCAGATGTTTCAGGTCGGGTTTTCATGAAAAAATCGGATTATATAAACTCCATTGTTCGAGCTTGTGCACCGAGGGTCATTGAGGAGGAAATTTTTGGGATCGACAATTTGTGCTGGATCTCGTCCACAGCTACTCTTCAAGCGTCAAGATTAGCTGAATTCCTGATTCTTCAAACAGGGATGACGGCTTTTGGAAAAGCATATTACAGGAATCAGCGGGATCTTGTCCCGAATCTTGCTCCCAAACTTGAAGCACTTAGAGAAGAATACATGCGTTTTGCGGTTGAGAAATGTTCATCGGTTTTGAGAGAACACTCTGCCGCTGTAGAGACGATAACAGACGAACTTCTTAATAAAGGAGAGATTAACGCAGCGGAAATTTGGAAAATTTACGAATCTTCTCCTCGAATATCTCAACCGGATGTAGATCCTGTTGATGAATACGGTGCTTTGATATATGCCGGGAGATGGGGTATACATGGAATCAGTTGTCCCGGAAGGGTTACCTTTGCACCCGGTAATGTAGGATTTTCGACCTTTGGGGCACCTCGTCCCATGGAAACGCAAATTATTAGTGATGAAACATGGAAGCTAGTAGATGATATCTGGGATAAAAGAGTTGAGGAGATTAGAAACGAAAATTTTAAGGAAGTCGAGGACGAAAAAGAGAGGCCCGAGCTCTTAATGGCTAGTCACTTCCTATAA
- the LOC130823635 gene encoding O-fucosyltransferase 38 isoform X2 — protein sequence MRSFWVQHSAAAYTLVLSLLLNTKIADMVAVARIMNATLVIPTLDKRSFWQDSSAFGDIFDELHFIRSLQQDVRIVKELPRHLESVPRARKHFGSWSGMSYYENMTHLWKEYQVIHVVKSDSRLANNDLPLDIQRLRCRALFHALRFSPPIELLGKTLVERLRSRGGQYIALHLRYEKDMLAFTGCTYGLSDAESEELRIMRENTRHWKIKKINSTEQRNAGLCPLTPREVGIFIKALGYPASTLIYIAAGEIYGGARRLSELTSRFPNVVFKETLATQDELRLFSHHASQTAAIDYIISLESDVFIPSHSGNMARTVEGHRRFLEHRKTITPDRKGLIEVFDKLDSRYLEEGPSLSRIVKKIHRNRQGTPRRRSAPPPGIKGRARFRYEESFFQNPYPECICNSGDHLNTS from the exons ATGAGAAGCTTTTGGGTTCAACATTCAGCCGCGGCCTACACCCTTGTGTTAAGCCTACTTCTAAATACAAAG ATTGCTGATATGGTGGCTGTGGCACGCATTATGAACGCAACCTTGGTGATTCCGACTCTGGATAAACGTTCATTTTGGCAGGATTCAAG TGCATTTGGGGACATCTTCGATGAGCTTCATTTCATCAGAAGCTTGCAGCAGGATGTGAGGATTGTGAAAGAACTTCCTAGACATTTGGAATCTGTTCCACGAGCCCGCAAACACTTTGGTTCCTGGTCAGGGATGAGCTATTATGAGAATATGACTCATTTGTGGAAGGAATATCAG GTGATTCATGTTGTAAAATCAGATTCTCGGCTTGCGAACAATGATCTTCCTCTTGACATTCAAAGGCTCAGATGTCGTGCTCTGTTCCATGCTTTACGTTTTTCTCCTCCTATTGAACTTTTGGGGAAG ACGCTAGTGGAGCGACTAAGATCTCGTGGTGGTCAGTACATTGCTCTTCATCTTAGATATGAAAAAGACATGCTTGCTTTTACTGGATGTACCTATGGTCTCTCTGATGCCGAATCTGAAGAGCTGAGGATTATGAG GGAGAATACACGCCACTGGAAGATAAAAAAGATAAACTCCACTGAGCAGCGGAATGCTGGCCTTTGTCCATTAACACCACGGGAGGTTGGCATTTTCATTAAGGCTCTTGGTTATCCTGCGTCCACGTTGATATACATAGCAGCCGGAGAAATTTATGGTGGTGCAAGGCGACTATCAGAGCTGACCTCCCGGTTCCCTAATGTAGTTTTTAAG GAAACGCTGGCGACACAAGATGAATTAAGACTTTTTTCCCATCATGCATCTCAAACTGCAGCAATTGATTATATCATCTCTCTGGAGAGTGATGTGTTCATTCCATCTCATTCGGGTAACATGGCAAGAACAGTTGAGGGACATAGGCGGTTCTTGGAGCACAGGAAGACAATTACCCCAGATCG GAAGGGTCTCATTGAAGTGTTTGATAAGTTGGATTCTAGGTATTTAGAGGAAGGGCCATCTTTGTCCCGTATTGTCAAGAAGATACACAGGAACAG ACAAGGAACTCCGAGAAGAAGGAGCGCCCCCCCACCCGGAATTAAGGGAAGAGCTAGATTCCGATACGAAGAATCGTTTTTTCAGAATCCATACCCGGAATGTATATGCAATTCCGGGGACCATTTGAATACATCTTGA
- the LOC130823635 gene encoding O-fucosyltransferase 38 isoform X1 yields the protein MQMQMQMRNSRKPGTLITLSKKTSLLTRTLYLILLFGVSIFLFLFYSKDIFQDEQNPFFFNDSHHQSLKIRNPGVDEKLLGSTFSRGLHPCVKPTSKYKAAQESNLYITVKCNGGLNQMRTGIADMVAVARIMNATLVIPTLDKRSFWQDSSAFGDIFDELHFIRSLQQDVRIVKELPRHLESVPRARKHFGSWSGMSYYENMTHLWKEYQVIHVVKSDSRLANNDLPLDIQRLRCRALFHALRFSPPIELLGKTLVERLRSRGGQYIALHLRYEKDMLAFTGCTYGLSDAESEELRIMRENTRHWKIKKINSTEQRNAGLCPLTPREVGIFIKALGYPASTLIYIAAGEIYGGARRLSELTSRFPNVVFKETLATQDELRLFSHHASQTAAIDYIISLESDVFIPSHSGNMARTVEGHRRFLEHRKTITPDRKGLIEVFDKLDSRYLEEGPSLSRIVKKIHRNRQGTPRRRSAPPPGIKGRARFRYEESFFQNPYPECICNSGDHLNTS from the exons ATGCAGATGCAGATGCAGATGCGTAACAGTAGAAAGCCGGGAACTTTGATTACACTCTCCAAAAAAACCTCTCTTTTAACTAGAACTCTCTATCTAATCCTTCTCTTTGGGGTTTCCAttttccttttcctcttttaTTCCAAGGATATCTTTCAAGATGAACAAAACCCATTTTTCTTTAATGATTCTCACCATCAATCTCTAAAg ATAAGAAATCCTGGTGTTGATGAGAAGCTTTTGGGTTCAACATTCAGCCGCGGCCTACACCCTTGTGTTAAGCCTACTTCTAAATACAAAG CTGCTCAAGAGTCTAACCTCTATATAACTGTGAAATGTAATGGAGGGTTGAATCAGATGCGTACCGGT ATTGCTGATATGGTGGCTGTGGCACGCATTATGAACGCAACCTTGGTGATTCCGACTCTGGATAAACGTTCATTTTGGCAGGATTCAAG TGCATTTGGGGACATCTTCGATGAGCTTCATTTCATCAGAAGCTTGCAGCAGGATGTGAGGATTGTGAAAGAACTTCCTAGACATTTGGAATCTGTTCCACGAGCCCGCAAACACTTTGGTTCCTGGTCAGGGATGAGCTATTATGAGAATATGACTCATTTGTGGAAGGAATATCAG GTGATTCATGTTGTAAAATCAGATTCTCGGCTTGCGAACAATGATCTTCCTCTTGACATTCAAAGGCTCAGATGTCGTGCTCTGTTCCATGCTTTACGTTTTTCTCCTCCTATTGAACTTTTGGGGAAG ACGCTAGTGGAGCGACTAAGATCTCGTGGTGGTCAGTACATTGCTCTTCATCTTAGATATGAAAAAGACATGCTTGCTTTTACTGGATGTACCTATGGTCTCTCTGATGCCGAATCTGAAGAGCTGAGGATTATGAG GGAGAATACACGCCACTGGAAGATAAAAAAGATAAACTCCACTGAGCAGCGGAATGCTGGCCTTTGTCCATTAACACCACGGGAGGTTGGCATTTTCATTAAGGCTCTTGGTTATCCTGCGTCCACGTTGATATACATAGCAGCCGGAGAAATTTATGGTGGTGCAAGGCGACTATCAGAGCTGACCTCCCGGTTCCCTAATGTAGTTTTTAAG GAAACGCTGGCGACACAAGATGAATTAAGACTTTTTTCCCATCATGCATCTCAAACTGCAGCAATTGATTATATCATCTCTCTGGAGAGTGATGTGTTCATTCCATCTCATTCGGGTAACATGGCAAGAACAGTTGAGGGACATAGGCGGTTCTTGGAGCACAGGAAGACAATTACCCCAGATCG GAAGGGTCTCATTGAAGTGTTTGATAAGTTGGATTCTAGGTATTTAGAGGAAGGGCCATCTTTGTCCCGTATTGTCAAGAAGATACACAGGAACAG ACAAGGAACTCCGAGAAGAAGGAGCGCCCCCCCACCCGGAATTAAGGGAAGAGCTAGATTCCGATACGAAGAATCGTTTTTTCAGAATCCATACCCGGAATGTATATGCAATTCCGGGGACCATTTGAATACATCTTGA